One region of Podospora bellae-mahoneyi strain CBS 112042 chromosome 1 map unlocalized CBS112042p_1.2, whole genome shotgun sequence genomic DNA includes:
- the GCV2 gene encoding glycine decarboxylase subunit P (EggNog:ENOG503NWQC; COG:E; BUSCO:EOG09260DBG), giving the protein MASRQQMAHLRQVPGALLHASRASRPLLRPRIATACSTPKALARWESTTSAAWESPKPTLRTPEFHRLPDLFPINESFTKRHIGPDDQGVQEMLQALSPPVKSLDEFVEQVIPADIRSTRELFVTEGKQSESETMSREGLQEWEVQKIAQDIAGTPNKSERYFIGEGYYGTLVPEVIKRNVLESPAWYTSYTPYQPEISQGRLESLLNFQTLVTDLTALPVANASLLDEGTAAAEAMAISLNSLPTSRQKLKGKTFVVSKSTHPATIKVLCGRAEALGVEVAIMDVNESTLASLQELGDNLVGVMLQYPDRFGNAADFRSIADAVHKQGALLSVGTDLLALTLLTPPGELGADIVFGNSQRFGVPFGSGGPHAAFFAVQEKLKRKMPGRLVGVSKDRLGGRALRLALQTREQHIRREKATSNVCTAQALLANMAAFYAVYHGPEGLKRIAERCNLASRVIWAAATRYGYEAQEPIFDKVTIDLPNMADKFYRFAKETGVYVRPVGESKVAISLDETVTEEDLTRLVQILGDFRSYLVQQSANSGEDYASTVKSLLEEQSVRTANIPETLKRTSPYLTHPVFNSHHSETEMLRYIHHLQSKDLSLVHSMIPLGSCTMKLNGSAEMSLITLPGFANVHPGRLKQNIKAQPIYTIIYELEEQLKSITGMDGVSLQPNSGAQGEYAGLRIIRSYLDSQRGPDDPVRDICLIPVSAHGTNPASAAMAGMRVVPIKCDTKTGNLDLEDLRAKCEQHSKQIGAIMITYPSTFGVFEPQIKEVCNIIHSHGGQVYMDGANMNAQIGLCSPGEIGADVCHLNLHKTFCIPHGGGGPGVGPVCVKKHLGPHLPISTLHNYPNHTTTQVTSAPFGSAGILPISWSYIALMGAAGLKKATQVGLLNANYLLAKLKPHYPILYTNEHGRCAHEFILDVRPFQATAGIEAIDIAKRLQDYGFHAPTMSWPVANTLMIEPTESESKEELDRFVDALVSIREEIREIEEGKAPREGNVLKMAPHPMVDIIGGDGEEGSKWDRPYSRTKAAYPLPWLKEKKFWPSVARINDTYGDTNLFCTCPPVEDTTGGNLSSVQTSQ; this is encoded by the exons ATGGCTTCCAGACAGCAGATGGCGCACCTGCGCCAGGTACCAGGTGCTTTGCTCCACGCTTCCCGAGCTTCAAGGCCACTTTTGCGACCTCGCATTGCAACTGCTTGCTCTACTCCCAAGGCACTTGCACGATGGGAGAGCACCACGAGTGCCGCCTGGGAAAGCCCCAAACCGACCCTCCGGACACCCGAATTCCATAGACTGCCCGACCTGTTCCCTATCAATGAGAGTTTCACCAAACGGCATATCGGCCCGGACGATCAGGGCGTGCAGGAGATGCTCCAGGCTCTCTCGCCCCCTGTCAAGTCGCTTGACGAATTCGTGGAGCAAGTCATACCCGCGGATATCCGGTCAACCAGGGAGTTGTTTGTGACTGAGGGAAAGCAGTCTGAGAGCGAAACCATGTCGAGGGAGGGTCTCCAGGAATGGGAGGTTCAGAAGATCGCACAGGACATTGCTGGGACTCCCAACAAGTCGGAGAGATACTTCATTGGCGAAGGATACTACGGCACTTTGGTCCCTGAAGTAATCAAGCGCAATGTGCTCGAGAGCCCGGCTTGGTACACCAGTTATACGCCATATCAACCCGAGATCAGCCAGGGCCGTCTCGAGTCCCTGCTCAACTTTCAGACCTTGGTGACTGATCTGACAGCTCTCCCGGTTGCCAATGCTAGTTTGCTGGACGAGGGAACTGCGGCAGCCGAAGCGATGGCTATCTCCCTGAACTCGTTGCCTACGTCGAGGCAGAAGCTGAAAGGAAAGACGTTTGTTGTCTCCAAGTCAACTCATCCTGCGACAATCAAGGTGTTGTGCGGACGTGCTGAAGCGTTGGGGGTCGAGGTCGCCATTATGGACGTTAACGAGTCAACGCTCGCCAGCCTGCAGGAGTTGGGCGATAACTTGGTCGGTGTCATGCTCCAGTACCCTGATAGGTTCGGTAACGCTGCCGACTTCCGATCGATTGCCGATGCCGTTCACAAGCAAGGCGCGCTCCTCAGCGTCGGAACAGACCTGCTCGCACTTACTCTCTTAACCCCACCGGGCGAACTCGGTGCTGATATCGTGTTTGGAAACTCGCAAAGATTCGGTGTACCCTTCGGATCGGGAGGACCCCATGCTGCTTTCTTTGCCGTgcaggagaagctcaagaggaagatgccCGGTCGTCTTGTCGGCGTATCCAAGGATCGTCTCGGTGGTCGTGCTCTTCGTCTGGCCTTGCAGACACGAGAACAGCATATCAGGAGAGAGAAGGCTACCAGCAATGTCTGCACTGCTCAAGCTTTGCTCGCCAACATGGCCGCATTTTACGCAGTTTACCACGGCCCTGAAGGTCTAAAGCGGATTGCTGAGAGATGCAACCTTGCTTCACGGGTTATTTGGGCGGCCGCTACACGCTATGGCTATGAAGCCCAGGAGCCGATTTTCGACAAGGTTACCATCGACTTGCCAAACATGGCTGATAAGTTTTACCGTTTCGCAAAGGAGACTGGGGTCTACGTCAGACCAGTCGGCGAGAGCAAGGTTGCTATCAGCCTGGATGAGACGGTcacggaggaggatttgACCAGACTTGTCCAGATTCTTGGTGACTTCCGTTCCTATCTGGTGCAGCAGTCGGCAAACTCTGGAGAGGATTATGCTTCCACTGTCAAGAGCTTGCTCGAGGAGCAGTCCGTCAGAACTGCCAACATACCCGAGACGCTGAAGAGGACCTCCCCGTACCTGACACATCCCGTCTTCAACAGCCACCACTCCGAGACAGAGATGCTCCGCtacatccaccaccttcagTCCAAGGATCTCTCCCTGGTGCACTCCATGATTCCTCTGGGCTCATGCACCATGAAGCTGAACGGTAGCGCTGAAATGTCGCTCATCACCCTGCCAGGCTTTGCCAATGTTCATCCTGGACGTTTGAAGCAGAACATCAAGGCGCAGCCGATTTACACTATCATCTACGAGCTTGAGGAGCAGTTGAAGAGCATCACAGGCATGGATGGTGTGAGTTTGCAGCCAAACTCGGGTGCTCAGGGCGAGTACGCAGGTTTGCGGATTATCCGTAGCTACCTTGACTCTCAGCGCGGCCCTGACGATCCTGTCCGTGACATCTGCTTGATTCCTGTTTCGGCCCACGGCACGAATCCGGCATCAGCAGCTATGGCGGGCATGCGTGTTGTCCCCATCAAGTGCGACACCAAGACGGGCAACTTGGATCTCGAAGACCTTCGGGCCAAGTGCGAGCAGCACTCCAAGCAGATTGGTGCCATTATGATCACCTACCCCAGCACCTTCGGTGTTTTCGAGCCGCAAATCAAGGAGGTCTGCAACATCATCCACTCCCATGGTGGCCAGGTGTACATGGACGGCGCCAACATGAACGCTCAGATCGGCCTTTGCAGCCCTGGTGAGATTGGCGCAGATGTGTGCCATCTCAACCTGCACAAGACTTTCTGCATTCCccacggcggtggtggcccaGGTGTCGGCCCTGTCTGCGTCAAGAAGCATCTGGGTCCTCACCTTCCCATTTCTACGCTCCACAACTACCCCAACCATACCACAACGCAGGTGACCAGTGCTCCATTTGGAAGCGCCGgtatcctccccatcagctGGTCGTACATTGCTCTCATGGGCGCCGCCGGCCTCAAGAAGGCCACCCAGGTCGGCCTTCTCAACGCCAACTATCTCCTCGCCAAGCTCAAGCCCCACTACCCGATTTTGTACACCAACGAGCACGGCAGATGCGCCCACGAGTTCATTCTGGACGTCCGGCCATTCCAGGCCACCGCCGGCATCGAGGCGATTGACATCGCGAAGCGCCTGCAGGATTATGGCTTCCACGCTCCCACCATGAGCTGGCCCGTGGCCAACACCCTCATGATTGAACCTACCGAGTCCGAGtccaaggaggagcttgaccgCTTCGTCGATGCTCTTGTCAGCATTCGCGAGGAGATTCgtgagattgaggagggcaaggccCCGCGTGAGGGCAACGTCTTGAAGATGGCGCCTCATCCCATGGTGGATATCAttggcggcgatggcgaggagggaagCAAGTGGGATAGGCCTTATAGCCGCACCAAGGCTGCCTACCCGCTGCCTTggctcaaggagaagaagttcTGGCCTAGTGTCGCGAGAATTAACGATA CTTACGGAGATACCAACCTTTTCTGCACCTGCCCTCCTGTAGAGGACACGACGGGCGGTAATCTGTCTTCTGTTCAGACTTCTCAATAG
- a CDS encoding uncharacterized protein (EggNog:ENOG503PV2M; COG:S), with protein MFGLPPQISEAELRAAEAEATFTIQRVIATAAALYLSPFVIDAVSKVF; from the exons ATGTTCGGTT TGCCCCCACAAATCTCCGAGGCCGAGCTTCGCGCCGCCGAGGCGGAGGCCACCTTCACCATCCAGCGGGTCATCGCCACAGCCGCTGCTCTCTACCTCT CCCCCTTCGTCATCGATGCCGTCTCCAAGGTCTTCTAA
- a CDS encoding uncharacterized protein (EggNog:ENOG503PND8): MLHNKILLALFMGGASCTRIYVNTTTTTHVTATNNPTPRPSYPVCRNGTHCGGVCGDGMVQLPYEQCDLGPELNGAPNSGCSKDCKKVPCCGDGIVAFPEECDLGHRNGELNSGCSKDCKKVSCCGDGHVDWPEECDLGSLNGELNSGCTDVCKKAPVCGNGYIDPGEECDAGPRNGAYNSGCSDYCTVCDYCGDGILDAPEEECDLGWKFNGAPGSKCSANCTKVDVPCPPTCGNGVVDPGEQCDYGSFNGSPGCKCTTNCTWVKGPVCGNGITENPEECDDGDLNGTPSSKCTSTCTFKEPCYPPNPSVCGNGIVEHPEECDDGYLNGTPNSNCTKTCTKITRCTSSCPKPTCGDGRIDYPLGEECDDGETNNGKDYSSCTADCKRKSKPSTCATCNPNPFFNRCTITTSCISTPFGLEKNYCACRAGYRASGLAATDPRQFRLPGFVGQEYRVFVAPGVECDQLCDSPHPGPDSCREVPVRADCA; this comes from the exons ATGCTTCACAACAAGATCTTGCTCGCCCTCTTCATGGGAGGGGCCAGCTGTACCCGTATCTATGTGAACACGACAACTACCACCCATGTTACCGCCACAAACAACCCTACCCCTCGACCAAGCTACCCTGTGTGCCGCAATGGTACCCATTGTGGTGGAGTCTGTGGTGATGG GATGGTCCAGTTGCCCTATGAGCAGTGCGATCTCGGCCCAGAGCTCAACGGAGCACCCAACTCTGGCTGCTCCAAGGACTGCAAGAAGGTTCCCTGCTGCGGTGATGGGATTGTGGCATTCCCCGAGGAATGCGATTTGGGCCATCGCAATGGGGAGCTCAACTCCGGTTGCTCCAAAGATTGCAAGAAGGTCTcttgttgtggtgatggacaTGTCGACTGGCCCGAGGAGTGCGATCTTGGATCTCTCAATGGTGAGCTCAATTCGGGCTGCACCGACGTCTGCAAAAAGGCCCCTGTCTGCGGCAACGGGTACATCGATCCTGGCGAGGAGTGTGATGCCGGGCCAAGAAACGGAGCCTACAACAGCGGCTGTTCAGATTACTGCACCGTCTGTGACTACTGCGGTGATGGCATTCTGGATGCTCCTGAAGAGGAGTGTGACCTTGGTTGGAAATTCAACGGTGCCCCTGGGTCCAAGTGCTCTGCCAACTGCACCAAGGTTGATGTACCCTGCCCACCGACATGTGGCAATGGCGTCGTCGACCCAGGAGAGCAATGCGATTACGGCTCGTTCAATGGTAGCCCTGGCTGCAAGTGCACAACCAACTGCACTTGGGTCAAGGGGCCCGTCTGTGGCAACGGCATCACCGAGAATCCCGAGGAGTGTGATGACGGTGATCTCAACGGTACTCCCTCATCCAAGTGCACCAGCACCTGCACGTTCAAAGAGCCCTGCTACCCTCCGAATCCATCAGTCTGCGGAAACGGCATTGTTGAGCACCCGGAAGAGTGCGACGACGGCTACCTCAACggcacccccaactccaactgCACAAAGACCTGCACCAAGATAACTCGCTGCACGTCCTCTTGCCCAAAGCCAACGTGCGGCGACGGTCGCATTGACTACCCCCTGGGAGAGGAGTGCGACGATGGCGAGACCAACAACGGAAAAGATTACTCCTCCTGCACGGCTGACTGCAAGCGCAAGAGCAAGCCCAGCACGTGTGCTACCTGCAACCCAAACCCATTCTTCAACAGGTGCACCATCACAACGTCTTGCATCTCTACTCCGTTTGGGCTGGAGAAGAATTACTGTGCTTGCCGGGCTGGGTACAGAGCTTCTGGCCTGGCGGCTACCGATCCGAGACAGTTTAGACTTCCTGGGTTCGTGGGACAGGAATACAGGGTGTTTGTTGCGCCGGGGGTGGAGTGTGATCAGCTTTGTGATAGCCCTCATCCGGGACCGGATAGTTGCAGAGAGGTTCCTGTGAGGGCTGATTGTGCGTAG
- the SQT1 gene encoding 60S ribosomal subunit assembly or modification protein (COG:S; EggNog:ENOG503P189): MSSSKPYQHPADDDDSEPEMIAEDDVQEVVDDMEGDEDVPMDSGDEEQGEELVLENDGIAYFDQHKDSVFAIAQHPVYPHLIATGGSEGDADDAPGKGYVIDISTASSKPVLPPSYNSDPSSAGAWQPTELQPLFAIDGHTDSINALTFTLPRGDFLVSGGMDGRLRVYAVGVPSTGTGAQFKYVGESQETEEVNWVSPCPSAAHPNTIALGASDGSVWVFTIDPAADPSNPIQIIQSYFLHTASCTAGAWSSDGLLLATVSEDSSLHVFDVFGEAAAKNLVTDNGQTVVSLADADQRFFVEGGLYSVAISPSGGLVAVGGAQGAIRVVGLPRLSAQPASRTTQRAVPVQRGPAGRRAAPSNSSNAQSDPSAGAGVVLAALNVQSDGIESLSFSPQQPLLAAGSVDGSIAIFDAARSFQVRKHIRGAHEGESVVKVDFVRAATGATAGWLLTSCGLDGVVRRWDMRGATATQEAVAAGLTAGLIKEWKGHRGGGEGGGVLGFVQGADGERVVTAGDDSVVLVFEA; encoded by the coding sequence ATGTCATCCTCGAAGCCATACCAACACCCtgccgacgatgacgactcgGAGCCCGAGATGATCGCCGAGGACGATGTCCaggaggttgttgacgaTATGGAAGGGGATGAAGATGTCCCCATGGACTCAGGCGACGAGGAGCAAGGCGAAGAACTAGTGCTGGAGAATGATGGTATCGCCTACTTTGACCAGCACAAGGATTCAGTCTTTGCGATCGCTCAGCATCCAGTATACCCACATTTGATTGCGACAGGTGGTTCCGAGGGCGACGCCGACGATGCCCCAGGAAAAGGCTACGTTATCGACATCTCTACCGCCTCGTCAAAGCCAGTCCTCCCCCCAAGCTACAACTCAGACCCTAGCTCCGCTGGGGCGTGGCAACCGACCGAACTTCAGCCCCTGTTCGCCATCGATGGACACACAGACAGCATCAATGCGCTGACATTCACTCTACCACGCGGTGACTTCTTGGTCAGTGGGGGCATGGACGGTCGGTTGCGCGTGTACGCTGTAGGAGTTCCCAGCACCGGGACAGGTGCTCAGTTCAAGTACGTCGGCGAGTCACAAGAAACAGAAGAAGTCAACTGGGTATCGCCTTGCCCATCCGCCGCCCATCCGAACACCATCGCCTTGGGCGCATCCGACGGCTCCGTCTGGGTCTTCACCATTGACCCAGCTGCCGATCCTTCCAACCCAATTCAGATCATCCAGTCCTACTTCCTCCACACAGCATCCTGCACAGCAGGCGCCTGGTCTTCCGacggccttctcctcgctaCCGTCAGCGAGGACAGCTCCCTCCACGTTTTCGACGTCTTTGGCGAAGCGGCTGCTAAGAACCTCGTCACCGATAACGGTCAAACAGTTGTGTCTCTTGCGGACGCGGATCAACGCTTCTTCGTCGAGGGTGGCCTCTACTCCGTCGCCATTTCCCCCTCTGGTGGGCTCGTGGCCGTCGGTGGCGCCCAGGGTGCCATCAGGGTCGTCGGTCTCCCTCGCCTCTCCGCTCAGCCTGCTTCGCGAACCACACAACGTGCCGTCCCCGTCCAACGAGGCCCCGCCGGCCGCAGAGCTGCTCCTTCCAACTCGTCCAACGCGCAAAGCGATCCTTCCGCCGGTGCTGGCGTCGTTTTGGCTGCGTTGAACGTACAATCAGACGGCATCGAGTCCCTGTCTTTTTCGCCGCAACAGCCTCTCCTCGCTGCTGGCTCAGTAGACGGCAGCATTGCCATCTTTGATGCCGCGAGGTCGTTCCAAGTAAGGAAACACATCCGCGGTGCCCACGAGGGGGAGTCTGTTGTCAAGGTAGACTTTGTCCGGGCTGCCACTGGCGCGACTGCCGGTTGGCTCCTGACGTCGTGCGGTTTGGACGGCGTGGTGAGACGGTGGGACATGCGCGGCGCGACCGCTACCCaggaggctgttgctgctgggctaACGGCTGGTTTGATCAAGGAGTGGAAGGGTcacagaggtggtggtgagggtggtggtgttttgggttttgTGCAGGGCGCTGATGGTGAGAGGGTTGTCACAGCGGGTGATGACTCCGTGGTGCTGGTTTTCGAGGCCTAA
- the NUP57 gene encoding Nucleoporin nup57 (COG:U; COG:Y; EggNog:ENOG503NVWB) — MFSTATKPAGQNIFGNSMFAQPAASQQQQQQQQAQPQAQQQAPLALGQTLTNSTQQLGSSIWQPGSQTNFQKPIPDQIKLITEKWDPSNPNCVFRTYLYNKVEEHAVPHYHPGPQDDPKEWDEALRNKPAANFMPVLCAGFPAIVARLTLQRRALAEFNNKLHAINASLDAILSRHDLEHSVRALNARRKHAEQSRRCLVLAAKVQILRNRGYALSGDEDQLKLKLQKIDKDLQDPALSARLEELWSRLIILRQYADSLKDEINKPGALENGGLSEDVEAKAKKILEDYDKQLQHLRKQVEEAKKDFDEWEKEHKPAPAPSKKAR, encoded by the exons ATGTTTTCAACCGCCACTAAGCCCGCGGGGCAGAACATCTTCGGTAATAGCATGTTTGCGCAACCAGCTGCCAGT caacagcagcagcaacagcagcaggcgcaacctcaagcacaacaacaagcacctTTGGCGCTAGGGCAGACTTTGACCAACTCGACCCAACAGCTGGGCAGCTCAATATGGCAACCTGGGAGCCAGACAAACT TTCAGAAGCCAATTCCTGATCAGATCAAGCTCATCACCGAGAAATGGGACCCCTCGAACCCCAACTGCGTTTTCCGCACCTATCTCTACAACAAGGTCGAGGAGCACGCTGTACCACACTACCACCCCGGTCCTCAGGACGACCCCAAGGAATGGGACGAGGCTCTTCGTAACAAGCCTGCGGCCAACTTCATGCCCGTTCTCTGCGCTGGCTTCCCAGCTATCGTTGCGCGCCTAACGTTGCAACGAAGGGCCCTTGCCGagttcaacaacaagctccaTGCCATCAACGCAAGCTTAGACGCGATTCTTTCTCGTCACGATTTGGAGCACTCTGTTCGTGCGCTCAATGCGCGGAGGAAGCATGCGGAGCAGAGCAGGCGTTGCTTGGTTTTGGCCGCCAAGGTCCAGATTCTGCGCAACAGGGGTTACGCGCTTTCTGGCGATGAGGATCAGCTCAAGCTGAAGCTTCAGAAGATCGACAAGGACCTGCAGGACCCTGCCTTGAGCGCgcggttggaggagttgtgGAGCCGTCTTATCATTCTCAGGCAGTATGCCGACAGCCTCAAGGACGAGATCAACAAGCCTGGCGCTCTTGAAAATGGGGGCTTGagcgaggatgtggaggcaaaggcgaagaag ATCCTCGAAGACTACGACAAGCAACTTCAGCACCTTAGAAAGCAGgttgaggaagccaagaaggACTTTGACGAGTGGGAAAAGGAACATAAGCCAGCACCGGCTCCGTCAAAGAAGGCACGCTAG
- a CDS encoding uncharacterized protein (EggNog:ENOG503PYD3), with translation MGSIPTVPDITSVHIVFQRHAESVAEVPTNLDYPPLESLEDLEHIVEKRRETVRTSFFLPDGLTNAGAQTCLDYNKDVPGKLDNVYLLVSSPCTRAIETIQGLCPSFQLVGPFHAPQGEPPMNPRVPELEKSIYVHPGLMEASTRPSDIPGIPTVRENAPSRQSVTFLRLKGGTDEDALTILNEQEVDITRMVWPEGVENRWQTDEDRTCAVTDIPDLASIDQAVKEARIWLREWATKVLSVHQAQGRHDTPRIVVCTHGGILNFVTQEWRTQLEQRPSDGKWELRSPTVLDHLDATVWTFESATDEEAMLKELPQSEARYYARTLGQYYHHLGDDPSQLYLDVDGSVVDQRALQFEEIQEISAEVRDFGERWWTTLRILANWTGLENSQAEEDSLEWV, from the coding sequence ATGGGTTCAATCCCAACAGTGCCCGACATCACATCAGTGCACATCGTTTTTCAACGACATGCCGAATCGGTTGCCGAGGTACCGACGAATCTCGACTACCCGCCACTAGAGAGTCTGGAGGACCTGGAACACATCGtcgagaagaggagagagaccGTGAGGACGAGTTTCTTCTTGCCGGATGGCTTGACGAACGCGGGGGCGCAGACCTGCCTGGATTACAACAAGGATGTGCCCGGGAAGCTAGACAATGTTTACTTGTTGGTCTCGTCGCCATGCACAAGGGCGATAGAGACCATTCAAGGTCTCTGCCCATCCTTCCAGCTCGTGGGCCCCTTCCATGCCCCTCAGGGCGAACCCCCTATGAACCCCAGGGTGCCAGAGCTTGAGAAGAGCATCTACGTCCATCCCGGCCTTATGGAAGCGTCGACAAGACCATCGGACATACCTGGAATACCGACTGTTCGCGAGAACGCCCCTTCGCGACAGTCGGTAACATTTTTGAGACTCAAGGGCGGCACGGATGAAGATGCTCTTACCATTCTCAATGAGCAGGAGGTGGATATTACCCGGATGGTTTGGCCAGAGGGTGTCGAGAACAGATGGCAGACGGATGAAGATCGGACCTGTGCTGTTACCGACATCCCGGATCTTGCCAGCATTGACCAGGCAGTGAAGGAGGCTCGGATCTGGCTCCGGGAGTGGGCCACCAAAGTCCTGTCGGTTCATCAAGCACAAGGGAGGCATGACACCCCACGGATTGTAGTGTGCACTCACGGCGGCATACTCAACTTTGTCACCCAGGAGTGGCGAACTCAACTGGAGCAAAGGCCTTCAGATGGGAAGTGGGAGCTTCGATCTCCCACAGTGCTCGACCACCTCGACGCAACGGTATGGACCTTCGAGTCGGCaacggatgaggaggcgatgTTGAAGGAGTTGCCCCAGTCCGAGGCAAGATACTATGCCCGCACACTCGGTCAATACTACCACCATCTTGGCGACGACCCCAGCCAACTTTACTTGGATGTGGATGGATCAGTTGTCGACCAAAGGGCTCTCCAATTCGAAGAGATCCAGGAAATATCGGCAGAGGTGCGCGATTTTggagagaggtggtggacgacGTTGAGGATTCTCGCCAACTGGACGGGACTTGAAAACAGTCAAGCTGAGGAAGACTCACTAGAGTGGGTTTAA